The Grimontia kaedaensis genome has a window encoding:
- the sbmA gene encoding peptide antibiotic transporter SbmA has product MFKSFFLDKRWFHWSILGSALILYVTWYKVELDVQINEWFGSFYNLIQKALAEPNTVEFNEFLASCLDFLTIATIYIVVAVILEFFIRHYVFRWRTAMNDYYVSHWSKIRHIEGASQRIQEDTMRFARIVESLGVSFMRSIMTLFAFLPILWVLSENITELPWIGEVSRSLVYIAILSALFGTVLLAIVGIKLPGLEFKNQKVEAAYRKELVYGEDHEDRAEPETLKELFLNVRRNYFNLYRHYLYFDIAKWSYLQGTVIVPYIALGPTIVSGAVTLGVLQQIIRAFGKVEDSFQFLVNSWSTIVELMSIYKRLKGFEEQIDLAIEAEQSAATD; this is encoded by the coding sequence ATGTTTAAATCTTTTTTTCTGGATAAACGCTGGTTTCACTGGTCGATATTAGGCTCCGCACTCATTCTCTACGTGACCTGGTACAAAGTGGAACTGGATGTACAGATAAATGAATGGTTCGGCTCCTTTTACAACTTGATCCAAAAAGCGCTCGCAGAGCCAAATACGGTTGAGTTCAATGAGTTCCTTGCTTCTTGCCTCGATTTTCTGACTATCGCAACCATCTATATTGTGGTTGCCGTAATCCTGGAATTCTTTATCCGCCACTATGTGTTCAGATGGCGAACCGCAATGAACGATTACTATGTCTCTCATTGGAGCAAAATTCGCCATATCGAAGGTGCTTCTCAGCGTATTCAGGAAGACACTATGCGTTTTGCCCGTATTGTTGAGTCTCTGGGCGTCAGCTTTATGCGCTCTATCATGACGCTTTTTGCATTTCTTCCTATTCTCTGGGTGCTAAGTGAAAACATCACAGAACTACCGTGGATTGGCGAAGTCTCACGTTCACTGGTTTATATCGCAATTCTGTCGGCGTTGTTTGGCACTGTGCTTCTGGCTATTGTGGGTATAAAACTGCCTGGGTTAGAGTTTAAGAATCAAAAAGTCGAAGCGGCTTATCGCAAAGAATTGGTGTACGGTGAAGACCATGAAGATCGCGCAGAGCCAGAAACGCTAAAAGAACTCTTCCTTAATGTTCGACGTAACTACTTCAACCTGTATCGCCACTACTTGTATTTTGATATCGCCAAGTGGTCGTATCTGCAGGGTACCGTCATAGTGCCATACATTGCATTGGGACCTACCATTGTCTCAGGTGCTGTCACTTTAGGTGTGCTTCAGCAAATCATCCGTGCATTTGGCAAGGTTGAAGATTCTTTTCAGTTCCTTGTGAATTCTTGGTCAACCATTGTTGAGTTGATGTCCATCTACAAGCGTTTAAAAGGCTTCGAGGAACAAATTGATTTGGCCATTGAGGCAGAGCAGTCCGCTGCGACTGATTAA
- a CDS encoding EAL domain-containing protein produces the protein MDWLRKHIKALSIIFVSVLFAYFSQFAVSNWLVKKKIKEDVSVLSQLYSELYRQSFEQMRVLEGNLLYQCDIDDVELMSEVKNENLFIEYVDLHLPSGRSCSIYNSDKAGREMVTFAPEDEIVFNKVSLILSDHQFEEMRLRNEQGLLRFIFQQPRNFLSNCEQCLYMVVNVNGKEISLYQRNDLPYRQVHSGELDGDINVSLYINEDGVEYLVGDLVILFSALVTLFGVLVAVGVELNQSERKGLTGLLNEAIESNALKPFYQPIVMPDGNGYKIVGAEVLVRWQASHGEYIPPDTFIPLAEQNGSIDRITDQLIDNVLAHMNDISVPQGFFVSVNVSPSYLEKFDTADKILTKMEDAGLDPHLLSLEITERTKFGDLNKAAVCIEALTDRGISIKLDDCGTGYGAFSYLHVLNIDTIKIDRMFVDGIGLEDFKNTILDSILAFARESKLHVVAEGIETKVQADYLIKSGVEMLQGSYFGDPVPFEVFRKLVDSDDLIGTQNMAL, from the coding sequence GTGGATTGGCTCAGAAAACACATTAAAGCGCTATCAATTATTTTTGTTTCTGTTCTTTTTGCTTACTTTTCCCAGTTTGCCGTTTCTAACTGGCTGGTTAAGAAGAAGATAAAGGAAGACGTTTCAGTGCTCTCACAGCTTTACTCTGAACTCTATCGCCAGAGTTTTGAGCAGATGCGTGTACTCGAAGGAAACCTACTTTATCAGTGTGACATTGATGATGTTGAGTTGATGAGCGAGGTAAAAAACGAAAACCTTTTCATTGAATACGTCGACCTTCATCTACCAAGTGGTCGATCGTGCTCGATTTACAATAGTGATAAGGCTGGTCGCGAAATGGTCACTTTTGCACCAGAAGACGAAATTGTGTTCAACAAAGTCTCTTTGATTCTGAGTGACCACCAGTTTGAAGAGATGCGCCTTCGCAATGAGCAAGGCTTGCTCCGCTTCATATTTCAACAGCCGCGCAATTTCCTTTCCAACTGCGAGCAGTGCCTTTACATGGTGGTGAATGTGAATGGAAAGGAAATATCCCTTTACCAGCGAAATGATTTGCCATACCGCCAGGTTCATAGCGGAGAGCTTGATGGTGACATCAATGTCAGTTTGTACATCAATGAGGATGGGGTTGAGTACCTTGTCGGGGATTTAGTAATTTTGTTTTCAGCTTTAGTGACGTTATTCGGTGTGTTAGTTGCGGTTGGGGTAGAGCTCAATCAGTCAGAGCGTAAAGGTCTCACTGGCTTATTGAATGAAGCTATTGAATCCAACGCGCTCAAGCCATTCTATCAACCTATCGTTATGCCAGACGGAAATGGCTATAAGATTGTGGGTGCGGAAGTGTTAGTTCGCTGGCAAGCGAGTCACGGCGAATATATCCCACCGGACACCTTCATCCCGCTTGCCGAACAAAATGGCTCCATTGACCGGATTACTGATCAGCTGATCGATAACGTTTTAGCGCATATGAACGATATCAGTGTCCCGCAGGGATTCTTCGTCAGCGTGAATGTCTCTCCAAGTTATCTCGAAAAATTTGATACTGCAGACAAAATCTTAACCAAGATGGAGGATGCAGGTTTAGATCCGCACTTGTTGTCCCTGGAAATCACAGAGCGCACAAAATTTGGCGACTTGAACAAAGCGGCCGTTTGTATCGAAGCGTTAACGGATAGAGGTATCTCAATCAAGCTTGACGACTGCGGGACTGGATACGGCGCTTTTTCTTATCTTCATGTCCTGAATATCGACACCATTAAGATTGACCGTATGTTCGTTGATGGGATCGGTTTGGAAGACTTTAAAAACACCATTCTTGATTCAATCCTCGCTTTTGCACGTGAGTCAAAACTTCATGTGGTGGCGGAAGGCATCGAAACCAAAGTGCAAGCAGACTATCTCATCAAGTCGGGCGTTGAGATGTTGCAAGGTTCCTATTTCGGAGATCCAGTACCTTTTGAGGTGTTCCGCAAGCTTGTTGATAGCGATGACCTTATTGGCACTCAAAACATGGCGCTTTAA
- a CDS encoding YbgA family protein → MAIKLGVSACVIGDKVRFDSGHKRSYFVATELEPFVEFVPVCPEVGIGLPVPRPTIRLLDRGESIGVRLVETKDAEADHTEKMVEFSKKKAEHLAGMELCGYVVCAKSPTCGMERVKVYRESGYVASEKVGVGLYTQQLMERMPWLPIEEDGRLNDPVLKENFVFRVFALRDFYDSMAKGISRRAIVEFHSRYKLVLMAHCPAEYKELGKFVADIANHDIDEFFVEYRIRFMQAIAKRATRKNNTNVLMHLQGYFKRALDKQQKAELADLIHAYRKGTMPLLAPLTLINHHLNQNPDPYLQQQSYLHPYPDSLRLRYGL, encoded by the coding sequence ATGGCTATTAAACTTGGCGTTAGCGCATGCGTAATTGGCGACAAAGTTCGCTTTGACAGTGGACACAAACGCAGCTATTTCGTGGCGACAGAGCTTGAGCCGTTCGTAGAGTTTGTGCCCGTTTGCCCGGAAGTGGGCATCGGATTACCTGTTCCACGCCCCACCATCCGCCTGCTTGACCGTGGAGAGTCAATTGGCGTGCGATTGGTTGAGACTAAAGATGCTGAAGCAGATCATACCGAAAAAATGGTCGAGTTCAGCAAGAAGAAGGCGGAGCACCTAGCTGGCATGGAACTTTGCGGTTATGTGGTGTGTGCAAAGTCTCCAACCTGCGGCATGGAACGAGTGAAGGTTTACCGTGAAAGCGGATATGTGGCTTCGGAGAAGGTTGGTGTTGGTCTCTACACGCAGCAACTGATGGAGCGCATGCCTTGGCTGCCGATTGAAGAGGATGGTCGACTCAATGATCCCGTGCTCAAAGAGAATTTTGTTTTTCGTGTGTTTGCATTACGTGACTTCTACGATTCGATGGCAAAAGGCATCAGCCGACGTGCGATCGTAGAATTCCACTCTCGTTACAAGCTTGTTTTGATGGCACATTGCCCAGCTGAGTACAAGGAACTCGGAAAGTTTGTTGCTGACATTGCAAATCACGATATCGACGAGTTCTTCGTTGAGTACCGCATCCGTTTCATGCAGGCCATTGCCAAACGTGCTACCCGCAAAAATAACACCAACGTGTTGATGCACCTTCAAGGTTACTTCAAGCGCGCACTCGATAAGCAACAGAAAGCGGAACTCGCGGACTTAATCCATGCTTACCGCAAAGGAACTATGCCGCTCCTGGCACCGTTAACGCTTATCAATCATCACCTTAACCAAAATCCGGATCCTTATCTGCAACAGCAAAGCTACCTTCATCCTTATCCGGATAGTCTGAGATTGCGTTATGGCCTCTAA
- a CDS encoding MerR family transcriptional regulator, with the protein MASKEKLLSIGEVSERTGVNSVTLRAWQRRYGLITPQRTPKGHRLYSEDDVVHIQEILSWLNKGVPVSQVKELLGTNSGHIENVQNLPEWENLKALVMSFDLKALEARLYELTKNYPIHVLESKLFEPLTDWFDKQSSEAGALCSQIWRAELNNVLVHCLHMNKKAKGKDKCWIVSVSRDQSYRFYLKALMLQSEGYAVTTLGGVGSGLSILCNSLVDKGVKRFVIHSDQAFTPNMRREIAELMVSAPIEVEISGESTKIHPELALASVSAANRTQKNM; encoded by the coding sequence ATGGCCTCTAAAGAAAAATTGCTGTCCATAGGCGAAGTGTCAGAACGCACCGGGGTGAATTCCGTTACCCTGCGTGCCTGGCAACGTCGCTATGGCTTAATTACTCCCCAGAGGACACCTAAAGGTCATCGTCTCTACTCGGAAGACGATGTTGTGCACATTCAGGAAATCCTCTCTTGGCTTAATAAAGGTGTACCTGTAAGCCAAGTCAAAGAGTTACTGGGAACAAATTCAGGGCATATTGAGAATGTCCAGAATTTACCGGAATGGGAAAATTTGAAGGCCCTTGTGATGAGTTTTGATCTGAAGGCATTAGAAGCGCGCCTCTATGAACTCACCAAAAATTATCCCATTCATGTACTTGAATCAAAATTGTTTGAGCCGTTAACCGATTGGTTTGATAAACAATCCTCTGAAGCCGGGGCGCTGTGTTCACAGATTTGGCGGGCGGAGCTGAACAACGTGCTTGTTCACTGCTTGCATATGAACAAGAAAGCAAAAGGCAAAGACAAATGCTGGATTGTCAGCGTGAGCAGAGATCAAAGTTATCGCTTTTACCTAAAAGCGCTGATGTTACAGTCTGAAGGTTACGCCGTCACAACTTTGGGTGGCGTAGGGTCAGGCTTATCTATTCTCTGCAACAGTCTGGTGGACAAAGGCGTGAAGCGATTTGTGATTCACTCAGACCAAGCCTTTACACCAAATATGAGACGAGAGATCGCTGAGCTAATGGTATCAGCTCCGATTGAGGTAGAGATATCAGGTGAGTCAACGAAGATTCACCCAGAACTAGCTTTGGCGAGCGTCAGTGCAGCCAACAGAACGCAAAAAAACATGTAA
- the phrB gene encoding deoxyribodipyrimidine photo-lyase: MKLVWFRRDLRIKDNIALTEACRSGEPVMAIYYETPVQWRSHRMAPIQADLIRRRLAVLQQELEALNIPLLIRSVDTFRDVNQSLAQLCQQYQIADIYCTRDYESDEVNRDNSIAGILSLTGTLLHRFDYKCIFGPGTITNGAGNTYRVFTPFKKAWIARATQENLSPLSAPEPVQTNSITSSLLRQPFSISLRYPQTDSVGWPIDDSAIIQRLRDFCRYRVDQYDSTRDFPAIPATSQLSPYLAIGALSPRQCLARLLVEEPNCFDKSSGGANVWLSELVWREFYQHIVAAYTDISKGKAFLEWTDSIEWNRDEILFERWKQGRTGYPIVDAAMRQLNDTGWMHNRLRMIVASFLVKDLHINWRWGEQYFMCKLIDGDFAANNGGWQWSASVGTDAQPYFRVFNPTAQSKKFDPNVRFIRRWLKELESVPDKSLHEPHVWAEKNGIELSYPKPVVDHKQAREKAIQMFEVAKSYQNTHRAES, encoded by the coding sequence ATGAAGCTGGTTTGGTTCAGGAGAGACCTTAGGATTAAAGACAATATCGCTTTGACAGAAGCCTGCCGAAGTGGTGAACCAGTCATGGCCATTTACTACGAAACGCCAGTTCAGTGGCGTTCTCACAGAATGGCACCCATTCAGGCTGATCTCATTCGCCGTCGTCTTGCTGTACTTCAGCAAGAACTGGAAGCGCTGAATATTCCCTTACTGATTCGTTCCGTTGACACGTTTAGAGACGTTAACCAGTCTTTGGCACAGCTTTGCCAGCAATACCAAATTGCTGATATCTATTGCACAAGGGATTACGAATCTGATGAAGTAAACCGTGATAACTCTATCGCCGGAATACTTAGCTTAACGGGGACGCTGCTTCATCGCTTCGATTATAAGTGTATCTTTGGTCCAGGAACTATTACTAATGGTGCTGGAAATACATATCGCGTTTTTACACCTTTCAAGAAAGCCTGGATTGCTCGAGCAACGCAGGAAAACTTATCTCCTCTTAGTGCGCCTGAACCTGTGCAAACCAATTCCATCACTTCATCTCTTTTGCGCCAACCGTTCAGCATTTCTCTGCGATACCCGCAAACAGACTCAGTGGGTTGGCCAATCGATGACAGTGCTATCATTCAGAGACTGCGTGATTTCTGCCGATATCGCGTAGACCAGTATGATTCGACAAGAGATTTCCCGGCGATTCCAGCTACCAGCCAACTGTCTCCCTATCTTGCCATTGGTGCATTATCGCCACGTCAGTGTCTGGCTCGTTTGTTGGTTGAAGAGCCTAACTGCTTCGACAAAAGCTCAGGAGGGGCGAACGTTTGGCTCTCTGAATTGGTGTGGCGAGAGTTCTACCAACATATCGTTGCTGCGTACACAGATATCAGTAAGGGAAAAGCGTTCCTTGAATGGACAGACTCCATTGAATGGAACCGCGACGAGATCTTGTTTGAACGATGGAAACAGGGGCGAACTGGCTATCCAATCGTAGATGCCGCCATGCGTCAATTGAATGATACAGGTTGGATGCACAACCGCCTTCGCATGATTGTTGCCAGCTTTTTGGTGAAAGACCTTCACATCAATTGGCGGTGGGGGGAGCAATATTTTATGTGCAAGCTGATCGATGGTGATTTTGCCGCGAATAATGGTGGGTGGCAATGGTCTGCATCTGTAGGCACCGATGCCCAACCTTATTTTCGGGTGTTTAATCCCACTGCGCAGAGTAAGAAATTTGATCCTAACGTGCGTTTTATCCGTAGATGGTTGAAAGAACTAGAGTCTGTCCCGGACAAGTCACTCCACGAACCCCATGTTTGGGCAGAGAAAAACGGAATAGAGCTCTCCTACCCCAAACCGGTTGTAGACCATAAACAGGCGCGGGAAAAAGCCATCCAAATGTTCGAGGTGGCAAAAAGCTATCAGAACACGCACAGGGCAGAATCATGA
- a CDS encoding putative bifunctional diguanylate cyclase/phosphodiesterase, giving the protein MVILISTFTLYKSALSRQIDLQNQMLSVEVNRVQRAIEVNLQKEAYFLVWLANNLQNKGEINEKNWQTATTGIERTFPFFSGVYWQDQDQKILFTTPTYFVPKPMESAWQIAPSVRFTSIPVLSKLSTSDVRVAPNGSISIAMLHPVFFDGRVAGYLGASYNIKQMIEAISVEFLRPEQQLVLSDGVSPFIGELPDFSGAMLNTVELSSLNGQWQLTVWQRPESEQVYFSLPMLIFLAGLVVTILVAISLYLLEVNIIGRRAESETVYKLKKEIIQRREVEAQLQFTANHDPQTHLPNRFALQTYLGRALCSEQDIVLMCLSLDKLREINDMYGHVVADQLVFEAAKRFKTVLPPHAILARTSHDQFMVACAGMSQLEAEMQANQLRMCLEEEFYIEDNDILTSCAIGIAYRYSNDLRAENMVRHADTAANKARALGNRKVVAYNQTMQDQLNHKKELERAIRKAINNDELELYFQPQVDLRTRQIVGVEALVRWEAKSGAAISTDIIIKTAEETGLMQRLGHWVVDTALKHYSHMLDERCAPKCIAINVSGHEFQDGYLADYVIRSVTRYDIPPSRVQIELTEQVFIENLERNQHILNRLTTSGISLAIDDFGTGYSSLAYLKHFPVNTVKIDRGFIKDLPQSKDDLVICQAVVSMANLLQLKVVAEGVETIDQQELLRNIGCNFAQGHYYYAPMTAEQLMMELKKQRAGRLYPAS; this is encoded by the coding sequence ATGGTTATCCTGATTTCGACCTTCACCCTTTATAAAAGCGCCCTATCCCGACAGATAGATCTCCAAAACCAAATGTTGAGTGTGGAAGTAAACCGAGTTCAAAGAGCAATTGAAGTTAACTTGCAAAAAGAAGCCTATTTTCTTGTTTGGCTAGCCAATAATCTTCAGAACAAAGGTGAGATAAACGAAAAAAACTGGCAAACAGCAACAACAGGGATCGAGCGGACCTTTCCATTTTTCTCAGGCGTCTATTGGCAAGACCAAGACCAGAAGATCCTCTTTACCACGCCGACATACTTTGTCCCGAAACCTATGGAAAGCGCATGGCAAATTGCCCCATCCGTAAGATTCACGAGCATACCGGTGCTTTCCAAACTCTCTACTTCAGATGTAAGAGTCGCGCCAAATGGCTCTATTTCTATCGCAATGCTTCACCCTGTTTTCTTCGATGGTCGGGTTGCTGGCTATTTGGGTGCCAGCTATAACATCAAACAAATGATTGAGGCCATTTCGGTTGAGTTTCTCCGCCCTGAACAACAACTGGTGCTAAGCGATGGCGTATCTCCATTTATTGGGGAGTTACCCGACTTCAGTGGTGCCATGTTGAACACTGTGGAGCTCTCTTCACTCAATGGGCAATGGCAACTCACGGTTTGGCAAAGGCCCGAGTCTGAACAGGTGTACTTCTCTCTACCCATGCTGATTTTCCTTGCTGGGCTAGTGGTAACGATACTTGTTGCTATTTCGCTGTATCTCCTTGAAGTCAATATTATTGGTCGTCGCGCAGAATCCGAAACAGTCTACAAATTGAAGAAAGAGATCATTCAACGTCGTGAAGTAGAAGCTCAGCTTCAGTTTACGGCAAACCATGACCCTCAAACCCATTTACCCAATCGCTTTGCATTGCAAACCTACCTGGGCCGCGCTCTGTGTTCGGAGCAGGACATCGTACTCATGTGTCTTTCTTTAGATAAGCTGCGTGAGATTAATGATATGTACGGCCATGTGGTTGCAGACCAATTGGTCTTCGAAGCCGCCAAACGTTTTAAGACCGTCCTACCACCACACGCTATTCTTGCCCGAACGAGCCATGACCAATTTATGGTCGCTTGCGCGGGTATGTCTCAGTTAGAAGCAGAGATGCAGGCCAACCAACTGCGCATGTGTCTGGAAGAAGAGTTCTACATCGAAGATAACGACATTCTTACCAGTTGTGCCATTGGTATTGCCTACCGCTATAGCAATGATCTTCGTGCAGAAAATATGGTTCGCCATGCTGATACTGCCGCAAATAAAGCCCGTGCGCTGGGAAACAGGAAAGTCGTGGCCTATAACCAAACCATGCAGGACCAGCTTAATCACAAGAAAGAACTCGAACGCGCCATTCGCAAAGCGATCAACAACGACGAATTGGAGCTTTATTTTCAGCCACAAGTCGATTTGCGTACGCGACAGATTGTTGGTGTGGAGGCGCTAGTTAGATGGGAAGCGAAAAGTGGTGCCGCTATAAGCACTGATATCATTATCAAAACCGCAGAAGAAACCGGTTTAATGCAGCGACTGGGGCATTGGGTGGTGGATACCGCCCTCAAGCACTACTCGCACATGTTGGACGAACGTTGCGCGCCGAAATGTATTGCTATTAATGTGTCTGGCCATGAATTCCAGGACGGCTATCTGGCAGACTATGTCATTCGCTCCGTTACCCGTTACGACATTCCGCCTTCACGCGTTCAGATTGAGCTGACAGAGCAAGTCTTCATTGAGAATCTGGAGCGCAACCAACACATACTGAACAGACTAACTACCTCCGGTATCAGCTTGGCGATCGATGACTTTGGCACAGGCTATTCATCGCTTGCTTATCTTAAACACTTCCCGGTCAATACAGTTAAAATTGACCGCGGTTTCATCAAAGATCTTCCACAGTCGAAAGATGACTTGGTGATATGTCAGGCCGTCGTCAGCATGGCAAACCTATTGCAGCTAAAAGTGGTTGCGGAAGGCGTGGAAACGATTGATCAACAAGAATTGCTGCGAAACATCGGATGCAACTTCGCACAAGGCCATTATTACTATGCGCCGATGACTGCGGAGCAGTTGATGATGGAGCTTAAGAAACAAAGAGCCGGGCGTTTATACCCGGCTTCTTAA
- a CDS encoding nuclear transport factor 2 family protein codes for MMQTAATSQNDALDRFITVYTSLRKDNLNTLDDIYSQDVVFEDPAHRIEGYDNLSRYFEAMYTNVTDCRFNIHEHAVNGDVAFISWTMNLSHPKLDGGAERAVKGCTRLVLKEGRVVLHRDYFDLGEMLYEALPVLGSAVRMIKKRLGQ; via the coding sequence ATGATGCAAACAGCAGCCACATCACAAAACGACGCATTGGATCGTTTTATTACCGTCTACACGTCGCTACGAAAGGACAACCTAAACACGCTGGATGACATCTACAGCCAAGATGTCGTGTTTGAAGACCCCGCTCACCGCATCGAGGGATATGACAACCTTTCTCGGTACTTCGAAGCCATGTACACGAACGTGACTGACTGCCGCTTTAACATCCACGAACACGCTGTGAATGGAGACGTTGCCTTTATCAGTTGGACGATGAACTTGTCTCATCCAAAGTTGGACGGTGGTGCAGAAAGGGCAGTTAAGGGTTGTACGCGGCTCGTGTTAAAAGAAGGACGCGTTGTTCTTCATCGCGATTATTTTGACCTTGGCGAAATGCTGTACGAAGCACTTCCTGTATTGGGCTCAGCGGTTCGAATGATCAAAAAGAGGTTGGGTCAATGA
- a CDS encoding NAD(P)/FAD-dependent oxidoreductase, with the protein MKIAIIGSGISGLTCAHYLHKEHDITLFEYNDYIGGHTATVDVEVASGQYAIDTGFIVFNDRTYPNFQRLMADIGIGAQETEMSFSVHNDENGLEYNGNNVASLFAQKRNLLNPKFYKFISEILRFNKEAREAYAVSTHGDPLIEQTLGDFLTRRKFSDYFCQNYILPMGAAIWSSTLSDMRAFPLKFFLRFFANHGLLEVANRPQWYVIPGGSRQYVRKMVPAFEDCIRLKARVKQVLRYHDHVVVESEKGEEYFDKVIFACHSDQALALLADPSRHETEVLGDIDYQDNDVVLHTDEKLLPERKAAWASWNYHLGKNDGRESRPAALTYNMNILQGIKSPETFCVTLNQTDSIDASKVLRKFVYAHPVFDQKCIAAQKKRDLVSGINNTWFCGAYWYNGFHEDGVRSALDVVASINRNVEPMPLRSAS; encoded by the coding sequence ATGAAAATTGCAATTATCGGCTCAGGTATTTCAGGCCTGACATGTGCTCACTATCTGCATAAAGAGCACGACATCACGTTGTTTGAATACAACGACTATATCGGTGGTCACACAGCCACGGTGGATGTTGAAGTCGCCAGCGGTCAGTATGCTATTGATACCGGATTCATCGTTTTCAACGACCGCACCTACCCGAACTTTCAGCGTTTGATGGCAGACATCGGTATTGGCGCGCAAGAAACTGAGATGAGTTTCAGTGTCCACAATGATGAGAACGGCTTGGAATACAACGGGAACAATGTTGCTTCTTTGTTCGCGCAGAAGCGAAATCTGCTCAATCCAAAATTCTACAAATTCATTTCTGAGATTTTAAGATTTAACAAAGAAGCACGCGAAGCTTATGCTGTTTCAACTCATGGTGACCCTCTTATTGAGCAGACCTTGGGTGATTTCCTCACGCGTCGCAAGTTCAGCGACTATTTTTGCCAGAACTACATTCTGCCAATGGGCGCAGCGATTTGGTCTTCGACGCTATCAGATATGCGTGCATTCCCTTTGAAGTTTTTTCTGCGCTTTTTTGCCAATCACGGCTTGCTTGAAGTGGCAAACCGTCCGCAGTGGTATGTCATCCCGGGCGGCTCTCGCCAATATGTTCGAAAGATGGTGCCGGCGTTTGAAGACTGCATTCGTCTCAAAGCCCGCGTTAAACAGGTTCTTCGTTACCACGACCACGTCGTTGTGGAGTCTGAGAAGGGCGAAGAGTACTTTGACAAGGTGATTTTTGCCTGTCACAGCGACCAAGCGCTGGCGTTATTGGCTGACCCTTCTAGACACGAAACTGAGGTGCTGGGAGATATCGACTATCAAGATAACGATGTCGTGTTGCATACGGATGAGAAATTGCTGCCAGAGCGCAAAGCTGCTTGGGCGAGCTGGAACTATCATCTGGGCAAAAACGATGGACGAGAATCTCGTCCAGCAGCGCTGACTTACAACATGAATATTCTCCAGGGCATCAAGTCACCCGAAACGTTCTGCGTAACACTCAATCAAACAGACAGCATCGACGCGTCAAAAGTACTGAGAAAATTCGTCTATGCACACCCAGTGTTCGACCAAAAATGTATCGCTGCACAGAAGAAGCGTGATCTGGTATCAGGCATCAATAACACCTGGTTCTGCGGTGCATACTGGTATAACGGTTTCCACGAAGATGGTGTCCGTAGCGCACTCGACGTTGTCGCAAGCATAAACCGTAACGTTGAGCCGATGCCACTTCGGAGCGCGTCATGA
- a CDS encoding SDR family NAD(P)-dependent oxidoreductase, producing MKRVLITGATSGIGLQLAKDYSAEGWHVTACGRNVLTLQSWAETRDNVTVLSFDATDAEATRAALTQEDMAYDLIILNAGTCEYIDHGEIDVSLFKRVFDINLFGVLNCIEALQGRFQRGTHLALMGSTAAYLGLPRAEAYGASKAAISYLARSLSVDLESKAVTVSLISPGFVKTPLTDKNDFAMPMLVTPEEASEAIRHGLDRKKVEVHFPKKFTYFLKFLSSMPMAMQLALVRKITRKA from the coding sequence ATGAAACGCGTACTTATCACAGGCGCAACTTCCGGCATCGGTCTGCAACTTGCTAAGGACTATTCTGCTGAAGGCTGGCACGTCACTGCATGTGGTCGCAATGTGCTGACTTTACAATCTTGGGCAGAAACCCGTGACAACGTCACCGTATTAAGCTTCGACGCCACAGACGCTGAGGCGACGAGAGCGGCGCTAACGCAAGAAGACATGGCCTACGACTTAATCATTCTGAACGCTGGCACCTGTGAGTATATTGATCATGGCGAGATTGATGTGTCTTTGTTCAAACGCGTTTTCGATATAAACCTGTTTGGTGTTTTGAACTGTATTGAAGCGCTCCAAGGCAGGTTTCAGCGTGGAACACACTTAGCTCTAATGGGCTCTACTGCTGCTTATCTGGGTCTGCCAAGGGCAGAAGCTTATGGCGCTTCAAAGGCAGCAATCTCGTACCTGGCACGTTCTCTTTCAGTAGATTTAGAAAGCAAAGCCGTGACCGTGTCACTTATTTCTCCGGGTTTTGTTAAAACGCCACTCACTGACAAAAACGATTTCGCTATGCCTATGCTGGTAACCCCAGAAGAAGCGTCTGAAGCAATTCGACACGGCTTAGATAGGAAGAAAGTGGAAGTACACTTCCCCAAAAAGTTCACCTACTTTCTCAAATTTCTATCCTCAATGCCTATGGCAATGCAACTTGCGCTGGTAAGAAAAATAACAAGGAAAGCATGA